The uncultured Desulfatiglans sp. DNA window GTGATGAGCGTCATCGGGAACATGACGGCCATAAACCGCCAGACCTCCACGTGCAGAAGCCCCACGGCCAGGACCACCCCGGGATAGAGGGGCCACCAGTATTCCCACATGTGCCGGAACCAGTAGTTGACGACCGTCTTTTTCTCCTGGGAAAGCGAGGCCTCACAGAAGGCGGTCTCCACCATCGGCGCTGAAAAAAGGGCGCCCCCGGGCATCGGCAGCAGTCCGATCAGGGCCGGCATGACCGCCCCCACTGTCCGGGGGTCGCGCGTCAGGACACTGAACCGATCGACGATGCGCTCCATCTGCCCGCTGTCTTTCATGAGGCGGCTGATCACCAGGATCAACCCCACGATCAACACCAGGTTGACCGTCTCGAACCGGGCGAGATTGAGGCCCAGACTTTTCGCGAGAGGGATCGGCCCCATGCCGTTCCAGAGCCCGAGGACAACGGCGCCCGCTAGGAGGCAGTAGCTCAGCTTCAGCCGCGCCCTGCTCAAGCCCAGCACCATGAAAAAAACGAGGATGGTTTTTACGAGAACCGGTATGCCATCCACCACGCAAACCCCACCGGCGTCCCTATAAGGAATTCACCGACCACGCATCCGGGATGCCTCCATGAAGCCCGGCTGAAATTATCGACCGGTCCGGTGCACCCCACAAACTGGAAAACGGATCTTGAAGACCCACCCGATCGTCCAGCGAAAAGGCCTGCTCCGCAACATAGAGCGAACCGCCGAAACGGGCTGCCCACCCGGCTGCCGTTTATTTAGATTTCTATCCGGAAATGATTTCCCGGTAGAACCCAGTTTCCAATCCGGAAATGAGGATTTTTCTTCACACCCTTCGGGTGCTCAGTCCCACCGCTTCGCGGCGGGTCCCGGTTTGGCCAATATCAAGGAAATCAAGCGGTTGCGCGGAGGCGATCTGCAGGTCGCCGCACAAGCAAACGTGCATATTGATGCCGAGATTAGCCGAAAAGACCATTTCCGGATTGGAAACGATTTAGGCAACTACAAGCCGAGCGCCGCCTTGATCTCATCCTCCTTGTGCCCTACGATCACCTTGTCCCCAATGACGATCGTCGGGAAGGAGCAGTTCGGGTTGAACCGGCGCACCTCTTCGAGGATCTGGGCACGCTCTTCCCCTTCGAGCAGATCGACATCCGTGAATTCATACTGCACACCGCACTCCCCCAGAAACCGCTTGGTCGCTTTACAGTGGCTGCAGGTGCTGAGCGTGTAAATCCGGATCGGCAATTGTTCCATAACGGCAAGACTCCTTTTCGATCATCGGGTTGTGCAGCGATGCCAGACAGCCAGCAGCCGGCCCGGCCCGTTGGTTGGCACGGCGAAAGGCCGCAGCCGCCTCTTATCAGATCAGCGTCTCGGCATTGCGGCAAAGTAGGCCACGATAGCCTGGACAAATGATTCGATCGTGTAACGCTCGGGGATCAGGTCGACACCGAACCCCTTCTTTCGAGCGGTTTCGGCCGTAATCGGACCGATGCACCCCGTCCGCACACGGCCGAGCCATGGCGGGCTCTCTCCGCCGCAAACGCCGTCGAACATCTCGAGGAAATGGGTCACGGTGGACGAACTGGTGAATGTGACCAGATCCACCTCGTCGCGCTCCAGCAGCTCCCGCACTCGATCGACGGCACCCGTCGGTCTGTGGGTGCGATAAGCAGGCACCAGATCGACCTGCGCGCCCATATTCCGGAGTTCCTCAGGCAGGATCTCCCGCGCCTTCTCCGCCCGCGGCAGCAGAATGCGCAGCCCCGAGACCCCTCTGGACCCGAAAGCGGCGATCACCGCTTCGGCGCGGTATTCAACGGGGACCAGGTCGGGCTCGATGCCGAAGTCCTTCCAGGTCCGGGCCGTCTTGGGGCCTATGGCGGCAATCCGGATACCTTTCAGATCCCTGACGTCCTTTCCCGCAGCGGCCAGACGCTCGAGGAAAAACCGCACCCCGTTGACCGACGTGAAGAGCAGCCAATCGTAGACATCGAGTGAACGGATTGCAGCGTCCAACGGCTCCCATGCCTCGGGCGGCACGACCTCGATCGTCGGGAATTCGATGCACTCCGCTCCAAGTTCACGGAGAATCGCCAGAAATTCACTGGCCTGTTCCCTGGCGCGCGTGACGACGACCTTGCGCCCGAAGAGCGGCCTTTTTTCATACCATTCGAGCGTTCCGCGGAGATTCACCACTCCCCCCACCACGATGATGGCCGGGGGTTTCAGCTTGAGTTCCTCGACCTGTCCGGCGATATCCGCAAGGGTGCCCACGACGGTCTTCTGCTCCGGAAGGGTGCCCCTTCGAATCACGGCGACCGGTGTTTCGGGCGGCCGCCCATTCGCCGTGAGCTGAGAGGCGATCAGGTCGATATGGCCCACGCCCATGAGAAAAACGATCGTGCCGGCGCCCAGGGCGAGTTTGTCCCAGGCGATATCCGATCCCTCCTTCGTGGGATCCTCATGTCCGGTTACGAAGGCGACCGTGGAGGTATAGTCACGATGGGTCAAAGGAATTCCGGCATAGGCCGGCACGGCGATCGCCGAAGTGACCCCCGGAACGATTTCAAAGGGAACGCCCGCACTGACGAGTTCTTCGGCCTCTTCCCCGCCCCTTCCGAAGATAAAGGGATCGCCGCCCTTCAGACGGACGACCGTCTTCCCCTCCTTCGCCTTGGCAATGATCAGGGCGTTGATCTCCCCCTGGCTCATCGTGTGGCAGCCGCCCTTCTTCCCGACGTAAAGCCGCTCGGCGCCGGGGGAGGCGTAGGTGAGAAAAAGGGGATTGGCGAGATAATCATAGACGACGACATCAGCCCGCGCCAGGCAGTCGCGGCCACGGATCGTCATCAAACCCGGGTCGCCCGGACCCGCGCCTACGAGATACACTTTCCCTTCGGCCTTTTCAGACATCACTCCATCAGCCTTTCAGCGTGTCCGGCACGCCCTATCGCCCCCCGGCCTCACCGTAGACTCTCCCGAGGATCTGGTCGGCCCCCGCTGCGAGCAGCCGCTCAGCCAATTCCAGGCCGAGGGTCTCTGCCTGTTCAGGGCGCCCGGCGACCCTGTCTCGGATAAGCCGGCTTCCGTCCAGTTCAGCCACAAGCCCATCCATGGTCAAACCGTATTCCTCCACCCGCGCCCAGCCGGCGATCGGGACCTGACAGCCGCCCTCCAAACGTTCCAGAAAGGCCCGCTCAGCCCTCACGGCCGTTTCGGTCTCGGGATGGTTCAAGAAGGCCAGACATTCCATGACCGTCTGATCCGACCGGCGGACCTCCAAACCGAGCGCACCCTGGCCGACAGCCGAAAGCATCTCGTCCGGGCCCAGCAGACAATCCGACGGCTTGTCCAGGCTCAACCGGCGCAAACCCGCCGAAGCCAGCACGACGGCATCGCACACCCCTTCTTCGCGCTTTCGGAGCCGCGTCTCCACATTGCCCCGCAGCGGCACGATCCGGACATCCGGCCGAAGACTCAGGATCTGAGCAGCTCGGCGGAGGCTGCTCGTCCCCACCCGCGCCCCACGGGGCAGATCCCTCAGTGCCCTGCAGCCGCCGGCGATCAGTGCATCGCGCGGATCTTCCCGCACCGGGAAAACGCTCAGAAAAAGCTCCGGCGGGAGCTCGGCCGGAACATCCTTCATGCTGTGCACGGCCAGATCGATCCTCCCTTCGAGCAGGGCGTCTTCGATCTCCTTGACGAACAAACCCTTGCCCCCGATCCGGCTGAGGGGCGAATCGAGGATCCGGTCTCCCGTGGTGGTGATCTTCACCAGCTCGACACGGATATCCGGGTAGCGCGACACGATGCGCCCCTTGACCCACTCGGACTGGGCCAACGCCAGACGGCTGCCGCGTGTGCCGATTTTCAACACGTTTGTGTACATCCCAACGTCATCCACTACGGCCGGATAAGATACACGCTCCGCTCCTTCCCGGAGACGGCCTTCATCCGCCGAACGATCGGGTTGAAATCTTCAAGAAGGCTGAGGACCGAGCAAGGGCGGTGCACCAGCAAGGAAAAGGCCCGGTTCGGTCCGGCGAAGCGCCAGGGCCCCGGGGACCATCCCGCCCTGAAGAAGCCTAAGCAGGCCGACCCCCGGAGCGCCCCTTGCCGTAAAGGAATCTTGCCCGTTCGAGATCGAAGGGAGAGGTAATCTTGATATTCTCACGCGCGCCTTCGACAACGGTCACGGCGATCCCCATGCGCTCGAGCAGCATGGCGTCGTCGGTGATGTCCGTCCATCCGGCGGCGCGCGCCCGCTCATGCGCCAGGCGGATGTCCGCCCACCGGAAAAGCTGCGGAGTCTGGATCAGGCGCAGCTTCGAGCGGTCGAGCGTCCCCTGGACCGTCCCGGACGCATCGACTTGCTTTACGGTCTCGTCCGGCGAAAGCCCGGGCACCACCGCCCGGTGGTGTGCGAGCGCATCGAAGAGGCGGTCCAGCAGTCCGTGGTGCAGGAAAGGCCGCACGCCGTCATGGATCAGAACGATTTCAGGCTCCAGGACCACGGCCTCTAACCCGAGCCGCACCGACTCCTGCCGCGTCGCACCGCCGGGGGCGATGCGCACCACCTTCCGAAATCCGAACCGCTCAACGATCTCCTTGCGGCACGAGACGACGTCATCAGGCGGAACGACCAGCACGACCGCATCCACCAGCGGATACCGCTCGAACACGTCGAGTGTCTCGGCCACGATCGGTCGACCGCCCAGCTCCAGATACTGCTTCGGACGCGCCGCCCCCATGCGGACACCGGCGCCTGCGGCCGGAACGACCGCCACAGCCCTTCGCTTCCCGATCTGTCGATCCTCTGAACCCATGCCGTCACAACACCCGACCGCGGATCAGATCCAGCCTCTCCAAAAAGAAAAGGCAGGCATCCTCTGATCGAGTCGCCTGCCATTCATCCCTTTAGGGTCAGCCTTGCACGGCCTTGCGCGTCATCTTCTTGAGCCGGTTGATCCGCCGCCGCACGATATCCACCGTCTTCCGGTCCCTGGCCTCCCGCGCCGTTTCCTTGGCGGTACGGAGCCCGGCGATCTTCGCCTTCAGCTCGGTGGGGCTCGGCAGGGCTGTTTTGACCCCTTTCTTGCGCTTCGGCGCCTCCTCTTCCTGGATGCCATGATACTCCTTGATGATGGCCAGGAGTTCTTCCTTCTTCATGGCGTGCACCCCGGTGACACCGGGAATCTCCATGGCCAGGTCCCGGAGTTCGGGGGCGGTCATCTTGTCGAGCGGTTTATCGGGGAGCTTCATTTCTGCCTGTGGA harbors:
- a CDS encoding conserved hypothetical protein (Evidence 4 : Unknown function but conserved in other organisms); the protein is MDEEIKQDTPQAEMKLPDKPLDKMTAPELRDLAMEIPGVTGVHAMKKEELLAIIKEYHGIQEEEAPKRKKGVKTALPSPTELKAKIAGLRTAKETAREARDRKTVDIVRRRINRLKKMTRKAVQG
- a CDS encoding Glutaredoxin; the encoded protein is MEQLPIRIYTLSTCSHCKATKRFLGECGVQYEFTDVDLLEGEERAQILEEVRRFNPNCSFPTIVIGDKVIVGHKEDEIKAALGL
- the hemC gene encoding hydroxymethylbilane synthase (Evidence 2a : Function from experimental evidences in other organisms; PubMedId : 1522882, 1747120, 2025226, 2122889, 2510713, 3052434, 3054815, 3196304, 3529035, 8874804; Product type e : enzyme), with protein sequence MYTNVLKIGTRGSRLALAQSEWVKGRIVSRYPDIRVELVKITTTGDRILDSPLSRIGGKGLFVKEIEDALLEGRIDLAVHSMKDVPAELPPELFLSVFPVREDPRDALIAGGCRALRDLPRGARVGTSSLRRAAQILSLRPDVRIVPLRGNVETRLRKREEGVCDAVVLASAGLRRLSLDKPSDCLLGPDEMLSAVGQGALGLEVRRSDQTVMECLAFLNHPETETAVRAERAFLERLEGGCQVPIAGWARVEEYGLTMDGLVAELDGSRLIRDRVAGRPEQAETLGLELAERLLAAGADQILGRVYGEAGGR
- a CDS encoding hypothetical protein (Evidence 5 : Unknown function), translated to MVFSANLGINMHVCLCGDLQIASAQPLDFLDIGQTGTRREAVGLSTRRV
- the ispD gene encoding 2-C-methyl-D-erythritol 4-phosphate cytidylyltransferase, with the translated sequence MAVVPAAGAGVRMGAARPKQYLELGGRPIVAETLDVFERYPLVDAVVLVVPPDDVVSCRKEIVERFGFRKVVRIAPGGATRQESVRLGLEAVVLEPEIVLIHDGVRPFLHHGLLDRLFDALAHHRAVVPGLSPDETVKQVDASGTVQGTLDRSKLRLIQTPQLFRWADIRLAHERARAAGWTDITDDAMLLERMGIAVTVVEGARENIKITSPFDLERARFLYGKGRSGGRPA
- the cobA gene encoding Uroporphyrinogen-III C-methyltransferase: MSEKAEGKVYLVGAGPGDPGLMTIRGRDCLARADVVVYDYLANPLFLTYASPGAERLYVGKKGGCHTMSQGEINALIIAKAKEGKTVVRLKGGDPFIFGRGGEEAEELVSAGVPFEIVPGVTSAIAVPAYAGIPLTHRDYTSTVAFVTGHEDPTKEGSDIAWDKLALGAGTIVFLMGVGHIDLIASQLTANGRPPETPVAVIRRGTLPEQKTVVGTLADIAGQVEELKLKPPAIIVVGGVVNLRGTLEWYEKRPLFGRKVVVTRAREQASEFLAILRELGAECIEFPTIEVVPPEAWEPLDAAIRSLDVYDWLLFTSVNGVRFFLERLAAAGKDVRDLKGIRIAAIGPKTARTWKDFGIEPDLVPVEYRAEAVIAAFGSRGVSGLRILLPRAEKAREILPEELRNMGAQVDLVPAYRTHRPTGAVDRVRELLERDEVDLVTFTSSSTVTHFLEMFDGVCGGESPPWLGRVRTGCIGPITAETARKKGFGVDLIPERYTIESFVQAIVAYFAAMPRR